A window from Citrus sinensis cultivar Valencia sweet orange chromosome 3, DVS_A1.0, whole genome shotgun sequence encodes these proteins:
- the LOC102625728 gene encoding alcohol dehydrogenase-like 6 — MSTSIKQPQVITCKAAVAWGAGQPLVVEEVEVNPPQPEEIRIKVVCTSLCRSDITAWETQAIFPRIFGHEASGIVESVGPGVTEFNEGEHVLTVFIGECKTCRQCKSDKSNTCEVLGLERRGVMHSDQQTRFSIKGKPVYHYCAVSSFSEYTVVHSGCAVKVSSIAPLEKICLLSCGLSAGLGAAWNVADISKGSTVVIFGLGTVGLSVAQGAKARGASRIIGVDTNPEKCEKAKAFGVTEFLNPNDNNEPVQQVIKRITDGGADYSFECIGDTGMITTALQSCCDGWGLAVTLGVPKLKPEVAAHYGLFLSGRTLKGSLFGGWKPKTDLPSLVNRYLKKEFMVDEFITHNLLFEDINQAFNLMKEGKCLRSVIHMPK, encoded by the exons ATGTCAACTTCCATCAAGCAACCTCAAGTCATCACTTGCAAAG CTGCGGTTGCATGGGGAGCTGGACAACCGCTGGTGGTGGAGGAAGTTGAAGTGAACCCGCCGCAGCCGGAGGAGATTAGAATCAAAGTTGTTTGCACCTCTCTCTGCAGAAGTGATATCACTGCCTGGGAGACACAA GCTATATTTCCTCGAATATTTGGCCATGAAGCATCAGG GATTGTTGAAAGTGTCGGACCGGGAGTCACAGAATTCAACGAGGGGGAACATGTGCTTACAGTATTTATTGGAGAATGCAAGACATGCAGACAGTGTAAATCTGATAAAAGCAACACGTGTGAAGTTCTGGGATTGGAAAGGAGAGGTGTGATGCACAGTGATCAGCAGACACGCTTCTCAATTAAAGGAAAGCCTGTTTATCACTATTGTGCTGTTTCAAGTTTCAGTGAGTATACCGTGGTGCATTCTGGATGTGCTGTCAAAGTTAGCTCAATTGCACCACTTGAAAAAATATGCCTTCTGAGTTGTGGACTATCTGCAG GTCTTGGAGCAGCGTGGAATGTGGCAGATATATCAAAAGGATCAACTGTGGTGATTTTTGGTCTTGGAACTGTAGGCCTTTCT GTTGCACAAGGTGCAAAAGCCAGAGGAGCGTCTAGAATTATTGGCGTTGACACTAACCCTGAGAAATGTGAAAAAG CCAAAGCTTTTGGAGTTACAGAGTTTCTCAACccaaatgataataatgaaCCTGTTCAACAG GTTATTAAGAGAATTACTGATGGAGGGGCAGATTACTCGTTTGAATGTATTGGTGATACAGGAATGATAACTACTGCTTTACAATCTTGCTGTGAT gGATGGGGTCTTGCAGTGACTCTTGGTGTACCAAAACTGAAGCCCGAAGTAGCAGCACACTATGGACTGTTTCTAAGTGGAAGAACACTGAAAGGCTCTCTATTTGGTGGATGGAAACCTAAAACTGACCTTCCTTCATTAGTAAACAGGTATCTTAAAAAG GAGTTCATGGTCGATGAGTTTATCACCCATAATCTCCTGTTCGAGGATATCAATCAAGCTTTTAATCTCATGAAAGAAGGGAAATGTTTGCGCAGTGTAATTCATATGCCGAAATAG
- the LOC102625449 gene encoding NDR1/HIN1-like protein 6, which yields MTKHFYKRTKVNKQLNFVNKEASEFHHHPSYCIHAKFSDIAYLNKKWKQLFLLSFLVMADYQKIHPVMDVEAAASTKEKGSSSHQQQNPPQRSIPVMHPNPPKKSRSCFCKCFCWTVSILVLLLIILAAIGGILYLIFQPKLPKYSVDSLRIRDLRLNLDLTLYAQFDVKITANNPNKKIGIYYEKGGKLSVWDERAKLCEGFLPKFYQGHQNVTKLDVALNGQTQYGSTLMKAIQEQQQTGRIPLDLKVDAPVAIKLGKLKLRKVKILGQCLLVVDSLSANNKISIKASNCSFNLKL from the coding sequence ATGACGAAGCATTTctataaaagaacaaaagtcAACAAGCAACTCAACTTTGTCAATAAAGAGGCATCAGAATTTCACCATCACCCTTCTTATTGTATCCATGCAAAGTTTTCAGATATTGCTTACTTGAACAAAAAGTGGAAGCagttgtttcttctttcttttttagtaatGGCAGATTATCAGAAAATTCATCCAGTGATGGATGTTGAAGCTGCAGCATCAACAAAAGAGAAAGGCAGCAGTTCACATCAACAACAAAATCCTCCACAACGAAGCATTCCAGTAATGCATCCAAACCCACCAAAGAAAAGCAGAAGCTGTTTTTGTAAGTGCTTTTGTTGGACTGTAAGCATCCTGGTGCTTCTCTTGATCATCCTTGCAGCCATCGGAGGCATTCTTTATCTTATTTTCCAGCCAAAACTTCCCAAATACTCAGTTGACAGCTTGAGAATAAGGGATTTGAGGCTCAACTTAGACTTGACACTGTATGCACAATTCGACGTAAAGATCACAGCCAACAATCCAAACAAGAAAATCGGAATTTACTACGAAAAAGGAGGAAAACTCAGTGTCTGGGATGAAAGAGCTAAGCTGTGTGAAGGGTTCTTGCCGAAATTCTATCAGGGTCATCAAAATGTAACAAAGCTAGACGTGGCCTTAAACGGCCAAACACAGTACGGAAGCACTTTGATGAAAGCAATTCAAGAACAGCAACAAACAGGGAGAATTCCATTAGATCTCAAAGTTGATGCTCCAGTGGCAATCAAACTTGGAAAGTTGAAGCTGAGAAAAGTGAAGATTTTGGGTCAATGCCTGCTGGTTGTGGATAGTTTATCAGCTAACAACAAGATCAGCATTAAAGCCAGCAATTGTAGCTTCAATTTGAagctttaa
- the LOC102624608 gene encoding uncharacterized protein LOC102624608, giving the protein MEEIEALKQRCKGVIKRIEKLPSSTKIPESCKKTLFKLANSELNYLSRLSSPIPVSSNIGHLESVVYILQQPFITGVSRVCKSIKNGFKSVHVDIICTLYKTPVWIIVSDRNPRYVSWDGSDKGKGLKLRVEEVLAAAVSSPSLKPCSVVLFFSNGVGEFVNDRLIGEYGAAEFNLSDFEFFEEVEDGWVNVLSRLFRDACMLEIKLNFCGSAASSSECGVKHSVGDVPGFTLQEKNKKVSLGAAFGSLLSQMKFCCEVELDHLLNEGNLINFDTTALIALVSGISNGCAEKLLATPDIELRQRFKGNTQFVIAQALSEIQTPIDKELGGVIAGKKGIICESVLSEFKELVSMCGGPNEKLRADELLKCLMVVHDSPSVRMVGLPTTRKLALKNKVVFGTGDHWRASTLTANMAFVRAVSQTGMSLCTIEHRPRALTGD; this is encoded by the exons ATGGAGGAAATAGAAGCACTAAAGCAAAGATGCAAAGGCGTGATCAAGAGAATCGAAAAATTACCTTCTTCAACAAAAATCCCAGAATCATGCAAGAAAACCCTTTTCAAATTAGCCAACTCTGAGCTCAATTATCTCTCTCGCCTCTCTTCTCCGATCCCTGTAAG TTCCAATATTGGGCACCTTGAGTCTGTAGTTTATATTCTTCAGCAGCCTTTTATAACTGGGGTTTCTCGTGTTTGTAAGTCGATCAAGAATGGGTTTAAATCTGTACATGTCGATATAATTTGTACGCTTTATAAAACACCAGTTTGGATTATTGTATCAGATAGAAACCCACGTTATGTTTCATGGGATGGGTCTGATAAGGGTAAGGGTTTGAAGTTGAGAGTTGAGGAAGTTTTGGCTGCGGCTGTGTCTTCACCCTCGTTGAAACCTTGTTCAGTTGTTCTGTTTTTCTCCAATGGAGTTGGAGAGTTTGTGAATGATCGTCTGATCGGTGAATATGGGGCCGCTGAGTTTAATCTGTcggattttgaattttttgagGAAGTAGAAGATGGGTGGGTGAATGTGCTTTCAAGATTGTTTCGTGATGCATGCATGCTTGAAATAAAGCTTAATTTTTGCGGGAGTGCTGCTTCTAGTTCAGAATGTGGTGTTAAACACTCAGTTGGTGATGTACCGGGTTTTACTCttcaagaaaagaataagaaagtAAGCTTGGGTGCTGCTTTTGGCTCTCTTCTATCACAAATGAAATTCTGTTGTGAGGTTGAGCTGGATCATTTGCTGAATGAGGGCAATCTTATAAACTTTGATACCACAGCTTTGATTGCTCTTGTCTCGGGTATCAGTAACGGTTGTGCGGAAAAACTTTTGGCAACACCAGATATTGAACTGAGGCAGCGGTTTAAGGGAAACACTCAGTTTGTTATTGCTCAG GCACTGTCTGAAATTCAAACACCAATCGATAAGGAATTGGGTGGTGTAATAGCTGGAAAAAAGGGTATAATATGTGAAAGTGTGCTTTCTGAATTCAAGGAGTTAGTGTCGATGTGTGGAGGGCCTAATGAAAAGTTGAGAGCTGATGAATTACTGAAGTGCCTCAT GGTTGTGCATGATAGTCCTTCTGTACGCATGGTGGGCCTTCCAACCACTAGAAAGCTGGCTTTGAAGAACAAGGTTGTTTTCGGAACTGGTGATCACTGGCGTGCTTCAACTTTGACTGCCAATATGGCATTTGTAAGAGCAGTTTCACAGACGGGGATGTCTCTTTGTACCATTGAGCATCGACCGAGGGCATTAACTGGTGATTAG